A genomic window from Nicotiana sylvestris chromosome 11, ASM39365v2, whole genome shotgun sequence includes:
- the LOC104234734 gene encoding aspartyl protease UND-like translates to MAPNDLRSPLSRRPDHGFVANISIGEPAVYQLVLIDTDYTWSRGIVSEDTLHFITSDNEVESVPNVAFGCGTYNYGDEFGYEYSGILGLGPSEASVMTQIGYQFSYCIGHIKDINDSYSHLIIGDEARLEGDSTPLEIFNSSYYAMLDGIRMGEKLIADKKVFSSQPKDGGGVLFDTGSPVTYLHKEALELLSAEIKSYMKAGNIQQVPEIKTGGLLCFEGRVSEDLENFTEVIFHFSGGADLAVGPDALFDQSRQRVFCMTILPTSANMSILDHEAENLTIIGISAMQDYNFGFDIKEKLVYVEDVDCKTLSDYD, encoded by the exons ATGGCACCCAATGACTTGCGAAGTCCCCTTTCGCGTCGACCGGATCATGGTTTCGTTGCAAATATATCTATTGGTGAGCCTGCCGTCTACCAGCTTGTACTAATAGACACGG ATTACACTTGGTCTAGAGGAATTGTTAGTGAAGACACTCTTCATTTCATTACCTCCGATAACGAGGTGGAGAGTGTTCCTAATGTAGCTTTTGGGTGCGGAACATATAATTATGGAGATGAATTCGGGTACGAGTACAGTGGGATACTTGGTTTAGGGCCAAGTGAAGCATCGGTAATGACACAAATCGGATACCAATTTTCCTATTGTATTGGGCATATCAAGGACATTAATGATTCATACAGTCACCTCATCATAGGTGACGAGGCGAGGTTAGAGGGGGATTCAACACCCTTGGAAATCTTTAATAGCTCATATTATGCTATGTTGGATGGGATTCGCATGGGAGAAAAACTTATAGCAGACAAAAAGGTGTTTTCTTCTCAACCTAAGGACGGAGGAGGAGTTTTATTTGACACGGGAAGTCCAGTAACCTATTTGCATAAAGAAGCTTTAGAGCTATTAAGTGCGGAGATAAAAAGTTATATGAAAGCTGGAAACATTCAACAGGTTCCGGAAATTAAAACCGGCGGCCTGTTATGCTTTGAGGGCCGTGTCTCGGAAGATTTAGAAAACTTTACCGAGGTCATATTTCACTTTAGTGGAGGTGCCGATTTAGCTGTGGGACCAGATGCTCTATTTGACCAATCTCGCCAAAGGGTTTTTTGCATGACTATTTTGCCAACCTCGGCAAATATGTCTATTCTAGATCATGAAGCAGAAAATCTCACAATTATAGGCATATCAGCAATGCAAGACTATAATTTCGGGTTTGACATAAAGGAAAAACTTGTGTACGTAGAGGATGTTGACTGTAAGACGCTATCAGATTATGACTGA
- the LOC138880748 gene encoding uncharacterized protein — MVIARDWGRKAIENNRHPFIAIRLNDLSFSCVIPNFAEVGNKYKACINSSQYKAIPFHSLASSVTVFNGLNFSEWREQVQFHLGVMDLDLALLNDKPAAITDSSSADEKSFHKAWERSNRLSLMFMRMNIANNIKSTIPQTESAREYLKFVEERFRSADKSLAGTLMAELMTIKFDGSRSMQNHIIEMTNIAARLQTLGMKVDDSFLVQFILNSLPPEYGPFQINYNTIKDKWNVSELSSMLT, encoded by the exons ATGGTCATTGCTAGAGATTGGGGAAGGAAGGCTATAGAAAACAAT AGACATCCTTTTATAGCTATCAGGTTGAATgatctttctttttcttgtgtTATACCTAATTTTGCAGAGGTTGGTAATAAATACAAAGCTTGCATAAATTCTAGCCAATATAAAG CTATTCCTTTTCATTCGCTTGCTTCGTCTGTTACTGTGTTCAATGGATTGAACTTCTCTGAATGGCGTGAACAAGTCCAGTTCCACTTAGGTGTGATGGATCTTGACTTGGCTCTGCTGAATGATAAGCCCGCTGCCATTACTGATTCGAGCAGTGCGGATGAGAAGTCTTTCCATAAAGCATGGGAACGCTCTAACAGGCTAAGCCTTATGTTTATGCGAATGAATATTGCCAACAACATTAAGAGTACTATTCCACAAACAGAAAGTGCCAGGGAATACCTGAAGTTTGTGGAAGAACGTTTTCGTTCTGCAGATAAGTCTCTCGCTGGTACACTAATGGCTGAACTCATGACCATAAAGTTTGATGGGTCGCGCAGTATGCAAAACCATATCATCGAGATGACTAACATTGCAGCAAGACTTCAGACCTTGGGGATGAAAGTGGATGACTCCTTCTTGGTTCAGTTTATTTTGAACTCGTTACCTCCTGAGTATGGACCTTTTCAAATTAACTATAACACTATTAAGGATAAGTGGAATGTTAGTGAATTGTCCAGTATGCTTACTTAG